In the Nocardioides panaciterrulae genome, TGATTACCACCACCAGTAGTCAAGTTCTTTGACTACTGTGCAACTGAGACGACCGATCCGGCAAGGGGGTTCTCGTGACGATCATCGAACCCGAGGAGACGCCGATCAGTGTGGGGGTGCTGCTGTTCATCCCCTACCGGCACATGGAGCAGCGAATCCTGGTCGCGGTGACGACTGGGGGCTACGACATCTCACTGGCCCAGGCCCGGCTCTTCCAGCGTCTGGACCGCAACGGCTCGCGCCTCACCGATCTTGCGCGGGCCGCTCAGGTAAGCAAGCAGGCGGCCGGTTTCCTCATCGACGACCTCGAGGCCGGTGGTTACGTCGAACGCGTCCCGGACCCCACGGACCGGCGAGCCCGCCTGATCCGGATCACTCCTCGCGGCCGTGACGTGGTGGCGGTCGCGCTGGTCGAGCAGCGGCGCGTCGAGGCGGAGTGGGAGGCCCGACTCGGCTCGCAACGGATGACGGACCTGCGGCACATGCTCGAGGAGCTCAAGGAGATCACCGACGTGCAGTCCGGAGAGTGACTCTGTGCCCGCTCGAGATCGAGTCGTCACGCGTGGTGCGCAGTGTCATAAGGGCATCGACCACGCCCAGCCGCGACAAGAAACACGAGACGCTTCGGCGGTCGCGCAGATCGGTCTTAGGCAAGTCGTTGACCCCTTCCGAGCAAGTGCGTCACGCCGCCGCCAGGGTGCCACCGGGGCTGTCGTATGACATGCCTGGTCGGGCTGCGCCGGAGGGCAGGATGAGGAATCCGCACGGACGGCCGTGCGCTCGTGAGCTCGCGGACCTATGGTGACCCCGTGCTCGTGAACCGCTCGGCGCCGCGCGCCCGGGTGACCCCGGTGCTGACCGTGGCGGACGTCCGAGCTGCCGTCGCGTGGTACAGCGAGGTCTTCGGCTTCGTCGAACACGTCCGCGTCGGCGACGGGCACCGCTCACAGCTCGGGTTGCCGAACGGCCCTCCGGCCGAGCTCGTGCTCAGCGAGGTCCGGCCAGGTCGGCGCACACCAGAGCGCGGACGTTCTCACCAGATCATGTTCAAGGT is a window encoding:
- a CDS encoding MarR family winged helix-turn-helix transcriptional regulator, producing the protein MTIIEPEETPISVGVLLFIPYRHMEQRILVAVTTGGYDISLAQARLFQRLDRNGSRLTDLARAAQVSKQAAGFLIDDLEAGGYVERVPDPTDRRARLIRITPRGRDVVAVALVEQRRVEAEWEARLGSQRMTDLRHMLEELKEITDVQSGE
- a CDS encoding VOC family protein, coding for MLVNRSAPRARVTPVLTVADVRAAVAWYSEVFGFVEHVRVGDGHRSQLGLPNGPPAELVLSEVRPGRRTPERGRSHQIMFKVDDVARVVDTAVSRGATLVDPPHDWQYGERQATLDDPFGHQWVINQTLADVAPEEWGGSTMTPRPPDR